Within the Thermostichus lividus PCC 6715 genome, the region GATCGGGATGTACCCCTGAAAGCTAAAGCGGCGATCGCCTGGTGCGAGGCTGCTAGTCGCCCTCATCCCCTCACCCCTTCTCCCGTTCTGGGAGAAGGGGAACAAGAAAAAGCATTGGCTCCCCTCTCCCCACCTAGGAGAGGGGCTGGGGGTGAGGGAGTCCAATGGCACTATCTCTACATTCCCCAGGGCGTGTTTGAACGCATGGCAGGCGATACCATTGCCGAACTCGCCCGTGCCTGTGCTCCCGCTCTGCAAAACTTGCTCCAATCCGAGGAATTCCAAGATTTACCCCTGTTTGTGAATTTGGGGCAATCTGACGAAGAAGTTGCTATTGTGGATAGCCTGATTGACCCAGCCATTCTCAATGCGCTGCCTTCCCGCTATCGCCGTGCTGCCGATCAAGCCGTTATGCTCTATCGCTTCTTTGAAAACAAAGAAGGCATGAATTATGCTCCTGTCTTTACCGCTCTGCTGGGTTCAATCGATGAAGTGGCTAAAGGCTTCCTGGTACGTCGGCTACAACCGGAGATGCCTGCTACCGTAGATGACCAAAAAGCCTGGTTTGCTCCCTACCTGGGAGGTGTAGACCGTAAATCTGAAGACTATTATCGAAAACTCGCCCAAAATCTGAAACGAACGCTGGTGTTTAATAACGGGCTATCAATGATTGGCTTGCTGCGATCGTGCCTAGACTATGCGCTGAATGACACGACTAAAATCGGTGGTGTATTTGAAGCCTTGCAAACTCAGTTACGTTTTCAGGGCGGACGAAAAATTTTAGAAACCGTCACCCGCATCAATGATTTTCGGAATACTTACATCGCCCACCAGGAACAGGAGTTGACTGATAAAAACCTAGCTGAGCAAGAACTCAAGATCTGGATCGAGGCATTGCACATGATTGGAAAGTAAACCAAATGTACTTGCCAAGTAAGATAACAAATCGTTGGCGTAGCCTCGACCCAGGAGTTTGGAGCCGACCGCCGAAAGGTGAAGAATCTCTACGATCGCCCTTGTCCTGTCCCTACCCACCACGCCTATTCCATCCAGTAAGCAGTTGGGGCAGTGACTATAATTAATTGACGGCAGATATTTGATCCTCAGTGCCTTTTATGCCCCAGCAACCCACCTACGGCCCCCACAACCCCCACCCCCTCTCCCAAATGCGGACGGAACTGATCTGGGAGGGCAAGTATGACGAGTATGGCAACCGGCGAGAGGTGGATATTGCCGGGTGTGCCATGCCCATGCAGAAGATTGAAAGCATCGACGAACCGCGGCGGGCGGCGGCGGCAACGGGGCAGTTGGAACTGTTTGAGCAGCAGAATCCCCGTGTGGATGACTTTCGCAATCGGCTGATCTGGGGCGACAACAAGCTGGTGATGGCTTCCCTGTTGCAAGAGTTTAAGGGCAAGATTGACCTGATTTATATTGATCCGCCGTTTGATGTGGGCGAAGACTTTACGATGGATGTGCCGATTGGTGAGGATAAAGATACTCTTGAGAAAGATCAGTCCACTCTTGAAATGGTTGCATATCGAGATATGTGGGGTATGAACACAGATTCTTACCTTCACATGATGTATGAACGGCTGACTCTCATACGAGATCTGTTATCTGAAAAGGGAATTCTTTATGTTCATTGTGATTGGCACATGAACTATTTTCTACGTGCGCTTCTAAACGAAATCTTTCATGTTGATAATTTTCTAAACGAGTGTATTTGGTATTACTACAACAAGATGCATGACGTGAGGAAGCCAATCTTTCCTCGTTCACACGACACAATCCTTTCATATGCAAAACAGAAAGGGGGACATACTTTTAATCTCCAGCTAGAGAAGCGAGATAAACCTGTGACTCAACTTGTACGGAAAAAAGTTGACGGTCGAATGGTAAACGCAAGAGATCAGGATGGAAATGTTCTTTATCAGCAACGTGACGAAAGAACGGTAGATGATATATGGCGCATTCCGATGATTCAACCAGCAGACAAATCTCAAAATACAGGATATGCCACACAGAAGAATGAGCTTATCTTAGAACGCATCATCCAAGCCTCTTCCAACGAAGGCGATCTGGTTGCCGATTTCTTTTGTGGCAGTGGCACCACCGGGGCGGTTGCCGAGCGGTTGGGGCGCAGGTGGATTATGTGTGATTTGGGGCGGTTTGCCATCCACACCTCGCGCAAGCGGCTGATTGAGCTACAGCGCAAACTGCACAGTGAGGGCAAACCCTATCGCGCCTTTGATGTTTATAACTTGGGGCGCTACGAGCGGCAGTGGTGGCAAAAAGACCGCTTGCAGGGGGCGGATGAAGAACATCGGCGGGTGATTCTGGAGTTTTTCAAAGCCGAAATTCTCACCAACCCACCCTCACCCCTGCTGCATGGGCGCAAAGCGGGGGCATTTTGCCATGTGGATGGTATTGACTCCATCTTTACCCGTGAGGAAGCCAAACAGGTCGCCCAAGCGGTTGCCTCTGCGGGCGGGCGGGAGTGCTATTGCCTCGCTTGGGAATTTGAGATGGACTTGCACTTAACGGTGAATGCCCTGGTGCAGGAGTTGGGCGTAAAGCTCAAGCTGGTGCAGATTCCCCGCGAGATTATGGAGAAGAATCGCAAGGCACCGCCGCCATTTTTGGAAGTTGCCGTCCTTGCCGCCGAACCCGTTTATCGTTCTTCCCCCCTCTCCCCCTCTGGGAGAGGGGCCGGGGGTGAGGGACTCCGCACCGTAGACATCAAACTTACTCAGTTCATCCCATCTCTTGCCGAAGTGCCCACCAAAGAACTGGAAGCGATCAAGGAACGAGCTATTAAAAGCGGCTTTGATTTTATTGACTTCTGGGCGGTAGATTTTAACTGGCAACCGGGCAAGCCCTTCACCCACGACTGGCAAGATTATCGCACCCGCAAAGATCGCAGCCTCAAAACCATCAGCGATGCGGGCTACACCTACCCCGAACCGGGCAAATACACCGCCTGCGTCAAAGTGGTGGATACCTTCGGCTGCGACACCTCGATTACCGTAGAAATAGATGTTTAGGAGGTCAGACCATGCAACAAGTTGATATTGCCGACGCTCAAACTCAAATTAACCAACTTCTGCAATCTGCCCTGCAAGGCGAAGAAGTGATTATCACCCGCATTGACTTCTCCCCTCCTTGAAAGAGAGGGGATTCCCAAAGGATGCTACGCAACGGGCTGAAGCCGCGTTGCTTCGCTTTTCCCTTGAGCTGTCACCCACAACTTAATGCGGGTGGGGGCAGTCAAAGACCCCCTACTCACCTCAAGCATTTCTGCTATTGGGACTACGTTTATGTTTCGGTTCGTGGTTTCGCGCTTTTCAACACTAGCCAATTCGATACGCTCAACATCCTGCCATTGCTTGCAGTGGTTTAGGCTTGCCGCCAAAGCGGTAGTGACTTACTTGCCGGGATTTCTCCGTACTAGGATGTTTCTTCGCGTAGTTGATACGCCTACTTTCCACGTCTCTAGTTTAACACATAGAGAGGGCTAAAGCCCCCTGAGTTGGCTGTATTCCCTCGCTAAAGCGGAGGGGTTTTAGCCCGCCCACATCACTCCTATAACCAGCCTATTCTGAAGTTGATTCAGATTTTGTCTCCTGCCAAACGACGACAACGAGGCAGTGCCAAAGGTCAAATCTGGATGGCTCCTGACTTTGATGCACCCCTTGAAGACTTTCAGGAGTATAGGTCATGAAACTACTCCTGGATACGCATACCTTTCTCTGGTTCATTAACGATAGTCCCGAACTGAGTAGCTCTGCTGCCGATCTTTTGGAGTCTGATGTTGATTTACTCCTCAGTACAGCTAGTCTCTGGGAAATCGCGATCAAAGTCAGCCTGAATAAACTGATGTTACCTGATAGTTATCAAGGTTAAAGGTGGTATAATTTGGAAAATCGGTTTTGATGGGGAACAGCCATCAGACGCAAGGGGGAAAGTGCAGTGTGAATCTGCCGCTGTCCCGCAGCTGTGAAGAGAGGCGCAACTCTCTGAGTCAGAATGCCCGCCGAGCTATGAACCCGTTACGTATACATCTGCGAGGTACGGATGATGCAAACTTCAAGCTTTTGCGATTCGATTTTTGTCGGAAATTTAAAGGTTGTAGCGTTCTGTGTTGAACCTCTGAGCTGAACGCAAGGCTGACATTTAGCATTAGTGTTCTGTCTAGTGACGGACTGTTTCCCAGTCGGGGAACGGTAGTTTTTTCACGCTTATTCACAGAATTTAGGACGCTACAACCATGATCATTCAAACTGCAACGCTGGGATATCCCCGCATTGGTAAAAATCGTGAAGTTAAAAAGGCACTAGAAGCCTTCTGGAGCAGTAAGTCCGATGCAGAAACCTTACTGCAAACGGTGCGAGAGGTTGAATTTGCCCACTGGCAGACGCAACTCCAAGCCGGGATTGATCGCATTGGCATTGGCGACACTACCCTTTATGACCATGTGCTGGATTGGAGTGTGCGTTTAGGGCTAATTCCTGATCGCTTTCGTCATCTGACTGGACTGGATCAATACTTTGCAATGGCGCGAGGCAGGGATGGCATTCCGGCACTGGAAATGACCAAATGGTTTGATACCAACTATCACTATCTGGTGCCCGAAATCGACCCAGTTCTGCAACCAGCAGATTTTAGCGATTTCCTGGAAACAGTGCATCGTGCCCAAACTCTCTTGGGTCAACGGGCAATTCCCATCGTGTTAGGACCGCTCACACTGCTGCGACTCAGTCGTCTGGAGTTAAACGTAGAGCAAGCGGTTTCCTATCTGCTCGATCGCTATCTTGTCTTACTGGGTGAACTGAAAAATCTGGGTGTGGTCGAGGTACAAATCCATGAGCCTGCTCTGGTTCTGGGAGATGCCGACAATTTCAAAGGAGCTTATCAGTTAATCTATGATTCTCTCGGTCGAGTCGGTTTGCCAATCCATCTTGTTACCTACTTTGATGATTTGGGGTCTGCCTATCCCTGGGTGATGGAATTGCCTGTGGCTGGCATCAGTTTAGACTTCACCCGTGGGCGCAATTTAGACTTACTCCAGCAGCATGGTTTCCCAGCAGATAAACAGTTGGGTGTGGGCATTGTCGATGCGCGGAACGTCTGGAGAGTTCGACCTGAATCGGTATTATCAACGCTAGAAACCATTCAAAGCATCACGCCAAATATCAGATTGCACCCTTCCTCATCTCTGCAATTTGTGCCCTACGATGCCCAGCGAGAAGCCAAACTACCAGAACCCCTGAGAAATGTGTTGAGTTTTGCGGAACAAAAGCTGGAAGAAGTCGTAATTCTGGCACAAACCTTGGCTGGGGGTGATCCGAGCGACAAATTGGCAATGGTGCAAACGCAGTGGAAAGCCTTTGAGCAGTTCAGCCCCGTGAATCCAGCCGTACAGGAGCGACTCCGCAACCTGACTGTTCAGGCTCTGGAGCGTGCTATGCCCTACGAGCAACGCAAAAAACTCCAGCCAACGCTGCCGCCCTTGCCGACAACGACCATTGGCTCGTTTCCCCAAACCACAGAGGTACGGCAACTGCGAGTCAAGCTCAAACGGGGTGAAATCACTCAAGCCGAGTACGAAGCGGCGATCGATGCAGAGATTGCCAAATGCATTCAAATTCAAGAGGAAGCTGGGCTAGATGTGTTGGTGCATGGCGAGTTTGAGCGCACGGACATGGTGGAATTCTTTGGGCAGCAACTCTCTGGGTTCGCCTTTACCGAGCAGGGTTGGGTGCAAAGCTATGGCAGTCGCTGTGTGCGTCCGCCCATTATATATGGAGATGTAGCGCGAGCTGCACCGATGACGATTCGGGAGTTCAAGGTGGCACAATCCCTCACCGACAAAGTTGTCAAGGGAATGCTAACTGGCCCTGTAACTATGATCAACTGGTCGTTTACTCGCACGGATATTCCCCGCAGTGAACAGGCGATGCAGATTGCCTTCGCCTTGCGAGATGAAGTCGCAGATTTAGAAGCGGCGGGCGCGAAGATGGTGCAAATTGATGAACCCGCTCTGCGGGAGGGATTGCCCCTGAAGCCAGAACGCTGGAATGAGTATCTGTCTTGGGCAGTCGATGCGTTCCGTTTGGCGGCAGGAGTTGCCAAGCCGGAAACTCAAATTCACACCCACATGTGCTACTCCGAGTTTGGCGACATTATTCAGCACATTGAGCGTCTGGATGCAGATGTGTTGTCGATCGAGAATAGCCGCAGTAACAATGAAACTCTATTTGAAATTACGGATGCAGGCTACCAACATCAAGTTGGCAACGGTGTCTATGATGTCCATAGTCCAGCTATCCCTAGCACTGAACAGATGGTTCAGCAGCTCAAAACTGGGATTGCCAATCTACCGATCGAACAGATTTGGGTCAACCCTGATTGCGGATTGAAAACTCGCCGTTGGGAAGAAGTGATTCCGTCGCTGAAAAACATGGTGGAAGCCGCAAAAATCATGCGGGAGGAAATCAATGCGACCCAGGAGTGAGGTATGGCAAGGATGCTCTGGCTACTGGCAAAATCAATTCATTCAGGAAAACCTGTTACCCCTAGGACATGCGGCATGGCAGGGGTTTATGACTCAGGGAAGAGGCATGGTGGTATGCAATGTGATGATGCCTACAGCACGCTATGCCAATGTTGAGGCTGTCGATTGGCGCATTGACATTGTTGATTACACCGTTCGGTTTGTTCCTTCATCCCATGTTTCAGCCTATTTGCAATCTTTCAGCCTGGAGGCAAGCTTAATTGAATGTTTGACCGATACCGTTCAAATCTACGATCCTGAACGGGCAGTCCTGTTATTAATTAATGAAAACGGACGGGTAGATAT harbors:
- a CDS encoding DNA methyltransferase, giving the protein MRTELIWEGKYDEYGNRREVDIAGCAMPMQKIESIDEPRRAAAATGQLELFEQQNPRVDDFRNRLIWGDNKLVMASLLQEFKGKIDLIYIDPPFDVGEDFTMDVPIGEDKDTLEKDQSTLEMVAYRDMWGMNTDSYLHMMYERLTLIRDLLSEKGILYVHCDWHMNYFLRALLNEIFHVDNFLNECIWYYYNKMHDVRKPIFPRSHDTILSYAKQKGGHTFNLQLEKRDKPVTQLVRKKVDGRMVNARDQDGNVLYQQRDERTVDDIWRIPMIQPADKSQNTGYATQKNELILERIIQASSNEGDLVADFFCGSGTTGAVAERLGRRWIMCDLGRFAIHTSRKRLIELQRKLHSEGKPYRAFDVYNLGRYERQWWQKDRLQGADEEHRRVILEFFKAEILTNPPSPLLHGRKAGAFCHVDGIDSIFTREEAKQVAQAVASAGGRECYCLAWEFEMDLHLTVNALVQELGVKLKLVQIPREIMEKNRKAPPPFLEVAVLAAEPVYRSSPLSPSGRGAGGEGLRTVDIKLTQFIPSLAEVPTKELEAIKERAIKSGFDFIDFWAVDFNWQPGKPFTHDWQDYRTRKDRSLKTISDAGYTYPEPGKYTACVKVVDTFGCDTSITVEIDV
- a CDS encoding type II toxin-antitoxin system Phd/YefM family antitoxin codes for the protein MQQVDIADAQTQINQLLQSALQGEEVIITRIDFSPP
- a CDS encoding DUF2281 domain-containing protein, with translation MSPAKRRQRGSAKGQIWMAPDFDAPLEDFQEYRS
- a CDS encoding type II toxin-antitoxin system VapC family toxin — its product is MKLLLDTHTFLWFINDSPELSSSAADLLESDVDLLLSTASLWEIAIKVSLNKLMLPDSYQG
- the metE gene encoding 5-methyltetrahydropteroyltriglutamate--homocysteine S-methyltransferase, which encodes MIIQTATLGYPRIGKNREVKKALEAFWSSKSDAETLLQTVREVEFAHWQTQLQAGIDRIGIGDTTLYDHVLDWSVRLGLIPDRFRHLTGLDQYFAMARGRDGIPALEMTKWFDTNYHYLVPEIDPVLQPADFSDFLETVHRAQTLLGQRAIPIVLGPLTLLRLSRLELNVEQAVSYLLDRYLVLLGELKNLGVVEVQIHEPALVLGDADNFKGAYQLIYDSLGRVGLPIHLVTYFDDLGSAYPWVMELPVAGISLDFTRGRNLDLLQQHGFPADKQLGVGIVDARNVWRVRPESVLSTLETIQSITPNIRLHPSSSLQFVPYDAQREAKLPEPLRNVLSFAEQKLEEVVILAQTLAGGDPSDKLAMVQTQWKAFEQFSPVNPAVQERLRNLTVQALERAMPYEQRKKLQPTLPPLPTTTIGSFPQTTEVRQLRVKLKRGEITQAEYEAAIDAEIAKCIQIQEEAGLDVLVHGEFERTDMVEFFGQQLSGFAFTEQGWVQSYGSRCVRPPIIYGDVARAAPMTIREFKVAQSLTDKVVKGMLTGPVTMINWSFTRTDIPRSEQAMQIAFALRDEVADLEAAGAKMVQIDEPALREGLPLKPERWNEYLSWAVDAFRLAAGVAKPETQIHTHMCYSEFGDIIQHIERLDADVLSIENSRSNNETLFEITDAGYQHQVGNGVYDVHSPAIPSTEQMVQQLKTGIANLPIEQIWVNPDCGLKTRRWEEVIPSLKNMVEAAKIMREEINATQE